The Nitrospinaceae bacterium genome includes a region encoding these proteins:
- a CDS encoding DUF4405 domain-containing protein, translating to MTQASGAGDKKTITRLGAKLTRSRVWRSIFRHGYPDNDLDRMQVVVTNFFLHIMPARVNVHTIRPTATLGLGVIALFMFFILTITGVLLMFYYVPSVDRAYSDMKDLQFVVSYGVILRNMHRWGAHGMVAVVFVHMCRVFYTGSYKAPREFNWVLGVILWVLTMFLSFTGYLLPWDQLAFWAITVGSSIAAYPPLMGDTIRFMLLGGQEVGQGALLRFYVLHVAILPIVMSMIMAVHLWRIRKDGGLARSRDEHEDGHPTTAVDSGLWDTAKTYGLMALSRSTTPIVGTQTPEEEVTAWPHLTFRLLVLFVGTLATITAISLLFDAPLEEIANPIHPPNPSKAPWYFLGLQELVSYSALVGGVIVPGLAVLGLMVIPFIDHTPAGEGVWFSSLEGKKIAWKSFVGGALSVPILMILNAQFGIRVLWAKSPQFMADLVNPATILLVGIAIYSSSIVRKTGSRRLGAISLFSSFLGALIILTIVGTFFRGANWAFILPWAQSAVHH from the coding sequence ATGACACAAGCAAGCGGGGCGGGAGATAAAAAAACAATAACGCGGTTGGGCGCCAAGTTGACCCGCTCGCGCGTCTGGCGCTCGATCTTTCGCCACGGATATCCGGACAACGATCTTGACCGGATGCAGGTGGTGGTCACGAATTTCTTTTTGCACATCATGCCTGCTCGTGTGAATGTGCACACGATTCGCCCGACGGCAACCTTGGGTCTCGGCGTCATCGCGCTGTTCATGTTTTTCATCCTGACCATTACCGGCGTTCTATTGATGTTCTATTACGTTCCCTCGGTGGACCGCGCATATTCTGACATGAAGGACTTGCAGTTCGTCGTCTCCTACGGGGTCATATTGAGAAATATGCACCGATGGGGCGCGCACGGAATGGTGGCCGTAGTTTTTGTTCACATGTGCCGCGTGTTTTATACGGGCTCCTATAAGGCGCCGCGCGAGTTCAACTGGGTGCTGGGTGTTATTCTCTGGGTCCTTACGATGTTCCTCTCGTTCACGGGCTATCTTTTGCCCTGGGATCAGCTTGCCTTCTGGGCCATCACAGTCGGATCGAGCATCGCCGCCTACCCGCCCCTGATGGGCGACACCATTCGCTTCATGCTGCTGGGTGGGCAGGAGGTAGGCCAAGGGGCTCTCTTGAGATTTTATGTTCTGCATGTGGCCATCCTGCCCATAGTGATGAGCATGATCATGGCCGTTCATCTTTGGCGCATTCGAAAAGATGGTGGCCTTGCCCGCTCAAGGGATGAGCATGAGGACGGGCATCCCACGACCGCCGTCGATAGCGGATTGTGGGATACCGCTAAAACCTACGGGCTGATGGCGCTTTCACGAAGCACCACCCCAATCGTTGGGACACAGACACCCGAGGAGGAGGTGACGGCCTGGCCTCATCTGACATTTCGGCTTCTCGTCTTGTTCGTCGGCACTTTGGCCACCATTACTGCAATTTCACTTCTCTTTGATGCCCCTCTTGAGGAGATTGCCAATCCGATACATCCGCCCAACCCTTCAAAAGCGCCTTGGTATTTTCTCGGTTTACAAGAACTGGTCAGCTATTCTGCGCTCGTCGGTGGGGTCATAGTTCCGGGGCTCGCTGTTCTAGGCTTGATGGTCATTCCTTTTATCGACCACACCCCGGCGGGAGAAGGTGTGTGGTTCTCCTCGCTTGAGGGGAAAAAGATCGCCTGGAAGAGTTTTGTTGGGGGCGCGCTTTCGGTTCCCATATTGATGATACTCAATGCCCAGTTCGGCATCCGGGTTCTTTGGGCCAAGTCGCCTCAATTTATGGCGGATCTTGTGAATCCGGCGACCATTCTTCTTGTCGGCATTGCCATTTACTCGAGCAGCATTGTTCGTAAAACGGGCTCGCGGCGTTTGGGCGCTATTTCTTTGTTTTCATCGTTCTTGGGTGCGTTGATAATTTTAACGATTGTAGGAACGTTTTTCCGCGGAGCGAACTGGGCCTTTATTCTTCCGTGGGCGCAAAGTGCGGTGCACCATTAA
- a CDS encoding c-type cytochrome encodes MGQGRATTVADGHGKVPFWDEPLRRKPFTQASCGTCHRGVKLKGAPLLARGRQLYLTMGCIACHTIHGAGGKLGPELTWVGDRRKDPEWHLKHFANPQGISPGSTMPPYKHLAKKDLEALTVYMLSLSSAPEGLIAAPNVIQAKVATKPQKK; translated from the coding sequence ATGGGCCAAGGCCGAGCCACTACGGTAGCCGATGGGCATGGCAAAGTTCCTTTTTGGGATGAGCCCCTGCGCCGTAAACCCTTTACGCAGGCGAGTTGCGGTACATGCCACAGGGGTGTGAAGCTCAAGGGAGCGCCACTACTTGCCAGGGGAAGGCAGCTATATCTAACGATGGGTTGCATTGCTTGCCACACTATCCATGGCGCTGGGGGAAAGCTAGGGCCGGAACTTACCTGGGTTGGTGATCGGCGTAAGGACCCAGAATGGCATCTCAAACATTTCGCCAATCCTCAAGGTATATCTCCCGGCTCGACGATGCCGCCATACAAGCATCTTGCCAAGAAGGATTTAGAGGCCCTCACCGTTTATATGTTGAGTTTGAGTAGTGCCCCTGAGGGGCTTATTGCTGCACCAAATGTCATCCAGGCGAAAGTAGCTACCAAGCCGCAGAAGAAATAG